One genomic window of Halovivax cerinus includes the following:
- the dph2 gene encoding diphthamide biosynthesis enzyme Dph2, producing MSQESSYSEGDLRNTGMRLKHDREWDYELDRIAEAIEERDADTVGLQFPEGLKRRAPRVADDIRELVAERDLTDDVRVLISGQPCYGACDLDTYLMKRSDVFVHFGHSPMKETDKVIYVPLFSNVDVLPIIDEALDELAPPAEHGSIGLVTTAQHMNRFDEMCETLSAEGYDVETRRGDDRLTHEGQVLGCNYASADVDAAQVLYVGGGKFHPLGLAMEHPDKRVVIADPVNNVVTVADTEKFVKQRYASVHKAMDAETWGVIFCTKIGQGRWEEADRILDDNDDAYLITLDEVTPDRLRNFDVDAFVNTGCPRITTDDGPRFHKPMLTPGEYDAAVGNKPLSDIGFDTFHGTW from the coding sequence ATGAGCCAGGAGTCGTCGTACAGCGAGGGGGACTTGCGAAATACAGGGATGCGTCTCAAACACGACCGGGAGTGGGATTACGAACTCGACCGCATCGCCGAAGCAATCGAGGAGCGGGACGCGGACACGGTCGGGTTACAGTTCCCCGAAGGACTGAAACGGCGAGCCCCCCGCGTCGCGGACGACATCCGTGAACTCGTCGCCGAGCGCGATCTGACCGACGACGTCCGGGTTCTCATCTCCGGCCAGCCGTGTTACGGCGCGTGCGATCTCGATACCTACCTGATGAAGCGATCGGACGTGTTCGTTCACTTCGGTCACTCGCCGATGAAGGAGACGGACAAGGTGATCTACGTCCCACTCTTCTCGAACGTCGACGTTCTCCCGATCATCGACGAGGCGCTCGACGAACTGGCACCACCTGCAGAGCACGGATCGATCGGCCTCGTGACGACGGCCCAGCACATGAATCGGTTCGACGAGATGTGCGAGACCCTCTCTGCGGAAGGGTACGACGTCGAGACGCGGCGTGGGGACGACCGACTGACTCACGAGGGGCAGGTTCTCGGGTGTAATTACGCCAGCGCCGACGTTGATGCGGCCCAGGTGCTCTACGTCGGCGGTGGAAAGTTCCACCCGCTTGGACTCGCGATGGAACATCCCGACAAGCGCGTCGTGATCGCAGACCCGGTAAACAACGTCGTCACCGTCGCGGACACGGAGAAATTCGTCAAACAGCGCTACGCGTCCGTCCACAAGGCCATGGACGCCGAAACCTGGGGAGTCATCTTCTGTACGAAGATCGGACAGGGGCGCTGGGAGGAAGCCGACCGTATTCTGGACGACAACGACGACGCCTACCTGATTACGTTGGACGAGGTGACGCCTGATCGACTCAGGAACTTCGACGTCGACGCGTTCGTCAACACCGGCTGCCCTCGAATTACGACGGACGATGGTCCCCGCTTTCACAAGCCGATGCTGACACCCGGGGAGTACGACGCTGCCGTCGGCAACAAACCGCTCTCGGATATCGGATTCGACACCTTCCACGGAACCTGGTGA
- a CDS encoding DUF7139 domain-containing protein, with protein sequence MSTTSEGKLFDLYRSYIGEPDSERDVYVGFGLFLCGIVLAGVALALFVVGTQHAYRTESFFAWVQPAYALGMLSLPVVMLGIVILLPSERRVLAVSVVGVAITIAATAGFLYAYPDDWNGWGNDYTVPIVTVYAVGLAGISASTGAALIAHYLDLARQIEVTADDDDETEHYTDEEISADIDEAMADVELSWGGVERSDNTTLTFTDNEFSDAEIGDVGVTKTRSSGVQSQVSGLKGMKQGEAKTATSTGTVDDQTAKLKELREQQRADDLATAERGVAGRVRARVTRTGEAIRSKADAVRRRIRRN encoded by the coding sequence ATGTCGACGACATCCGAAGGAAAACTGTTCGACCTCTATCGGTCGTATATCGGTGAACCCGATAGCGAGCGAGACGTCTACGTGGGATTCGGGCTATTCCTCTGTGGCATCGTTCTGGCGGGCGTCGCGCTCGCGCTGTTCGTCGTAGGGACACAGCACGCCTACCGGACGGAGTCATTCTTCGCGTGGGTACAGCCCGCGTACGCGCTTGGGATGCTATCCCTCCCGGTCGTCATGCTCGGAATCGTGATCTTGCTCCCGTCCGAGCGGCGAGTCCTCGCGGTCTCCGTCGTCGGCGTCGCGATAACGATCGCTGCCACCGCCGGCTTCCTGTACGCGTATCCGGACGACTGGAACGGATGGGGGAACGACTACACGGTTCCCATCGTTACCGTATACGCCGTCGGGCTCGCCGGCATCTCGGCGTCGACTGGTGCCGCGTTGATCGCTCATTACCTCGACCTGGCGAGACAGATCGAGGTCACCGCGGATGACGACGACGAGACCGAACACTACACGGACGAGGAGATCTCTGCAGACATCGACGAGGCAATGGCCGACGTCGAACTCTCCTGGGGTGGCGTCGAGAGGTCAGATAACACCACGCTGACGTTCACGGACAACGAGTTCTCCGACGCGGAGATCGGGGACGTCGGCGTGACGAAAACGAGATCGTCTGGTGTCCAGTCGCAAGTTTCCGGGCTCAAAGGGATGAAACAGGGCGAGGCCAAGACCGCCACCTCGACCGGAACCGTCGACGATCAGACGGCGAAGTTAAAAGAACTACGCGAACAACAACGCGCCGATGACCTGGCGACCGCCGAACGAGGTGTCGCCGGTCGGGTCCGAGCACGGGTTACCCGCACCGGAGAGGCGATTCGATCGAAGGCCGATGCCGTGCGGCGGCGGATTCGGCGAAATTAA
- a CDS encoding sugar phosphate isomerase/epimerase encodes MSTTSRTDVSSTLESCRSADVTPVVLEAESLESTAPTYLATLKRTFAEEGFQPATVTVTARFDSTCSIDTQSEIDRIRGYVRAASFLGASTVSVTTESVEDVDTVEPALEACAERANREGVRFEVDGPVTIAG; translated from the coding sequence ATGAGTACCACGAGCCGGACCGACGTCAGTTCGACGCTCGAGTCGTGTCGATCGGCGGACGTCACCCCAGTCGTGCTCGAGGCCGAGTCGCTCGAATCCACCGCGCCAACGTACCTGGCGACGCTGAAACGAACGTTCGCCGAAGAGGGCTTTCAGCCGGCGACAGTTACCGTCACGGCCCGATTCGACTCGACCTGTTCGATCGACACACAGTCCGAGATCGATCGCATCCGTGGGTACGTCCGTGCCGCCTCGTTCCTGGGCGCGAGTACAGTCTCGGTGACGACCGAATCCGTCGAGGACGTAGACACCGTCGAACCTGCACTCGAGGCGTGTGCCGAGCGTGCAAACCGCGAAGGGGTTCGGTTCGAGGTGGACGGCCCCGTCACCATCGCAGGATAA
- a CDS encoding METTL5 family protein, with product MPSRRTLAAALESVADFREPQVSLEQYVTPPELASHVCHLAAMRGDIADRWVVDLGCGTGMLALGARYVGATRIVGIDVDRTALETAVTTEHRLFDTMRIHWVTGDATTPPISPGTATVVSNPPFGAQRGNRHADRRFLEAISSIADVSYTIHNAGSLAFAESFAADHGGTLTDAFESEIPIDRRFDFHTDDRSTIPVEVFRIDWREVE from the coding sequence ATGCCGTCACGGCGGACGCTCGCCGCAGCGCTGGAATCGGTCGCCGACTTTCGCGAGCCGCAGGTGTCACTCGAGCAGTACGTGACGCCACCGGAACTCGCCTCGCACGTCTGTCACCTCGCGGCGATGCGCGGCGATATCGCGGACCGGTGGGTCGTCGACCTCGGCTGTGGGACGGGTATGCTCGCGCTCGGTGCGAGGTACGTCGGCGCGACACGAATCGTCGGGATCGACGTCGACCGAACAGCACTGGAAACCGCCGTCACGACGGAGCATCGGCTGTTCGATACGATGCGTATTCACTGGGTAACGGGTGACGCGACCACGCCACCGATCAGTCCGGGGACGGCGACCGTCGTCTCGAATCCGCCATTCGGTGCGCAGCGGGGGAATCGTCACGCAGACCGACGGTTCCTAGAGGCGATCAGTTCGATCGCCGACGTCTCGTATACGATCCACAACGCCGGCAGTCTCGCGTTCGCCGAATCGTTCGCCGCCGATCACGGTGGAACCCTGACCGACGCCTTCGAATCCGAGATACCGATCGATCGTCGATTCGACTTCCACACCGACGATCGGTCGACGATTCCGGTCGAGGTGTTCCGGATCGACTGGCGGGAGGTTGAATGA
- a CDS encoding rhomboid family intramembrane serine protease: protein MRWTTAVTVLSLVVLVTLAIRGVDHLDGETDWHQRARDRLYLGVPWGTLVVVGIVLFVYFVVQDGLTEPTDPVSIPYRAWSYRYPLGMVTAPFAHASLGHLLGNLTGALVLAPIAEYAWGHYPGHSTDGSASIRADPRVRAVVVFPLGVCLVALATSVLAVGPVIGFSGVVFAFAGFAMVSYPIHTVVASLGAHGALLTVIRAMRSPVTVAGVDAAPPAPPGWATIAIQAHALGFLAGVLLALAVSSRARGRPRPGRFWIAVVLFAFGKSMWAIYWYGAEGRYVLFRAPGVALVLVLSIVVTLAVTDSERPLIGDTTVTGTDRDRATPERTGYTHRVRRIFDVGRRAVRSTAISAGFAGRIDSLPRRETATVALVVVLALVSGPALALNAVSPAPSDTQPALSVDGYGVTYDESVEHELVSVVPVDAYGSTESVTVSGVIVWSTERSLWTNAVSANRLAHSGSASVELGAPGWRRTVSVERTGWDVVGNESTYQVWLDSPSADRSLAFESPPRRSSVAVDGVSMTLASVDGTFVLHMAGENESSETVPVPAADDRSTNGDITLVHEDDRLVAVSDGTRAVVAIREYDE, encoded by the coding sequence ATGCGCTGGACGACGGCAGTGACGGTGCTTTCCCTCGTGGTCCTGGTCACCCTCGCGATCCGAGGCGTCGACCACCTGGACGGCGAGACCGACTGGCACCAGCGGGCACGGGATCGACTGTACCTCGGCGTACCGTGGGGAACGCTCGTCGTCGTCGGTATCGTCCTCTTCGTCTACTTCGTCGTTCAGGACGGGCTCACCGAACCGACCGATCCCGTCAGTATCCCGTATCGAGCCTGGTCGTACCGGTATCCGCTCGGGATGGTGACGGCTCCGTTCGCGCACGCGTCCCTCGGTCACCTGCTCGGTAACCTGACCGGCGCCCTCGTCCTCGCTCCGATCGCGGAGTACGCCTGGGGTCACTACCCGGGACACAGTACGGATGGATCCGCCTCGATCCGGGCCGATCCGCGCGTTCGAGCGGTCGTCGTCTTTCCGCTCGGGGTCTGTCTCGTCGCGCTCGCGACGAGCGTCCTGGCTGTCGGTCCCGTCATCGGCTTCTCGGGTGTCGTGTTCGCGTTCGCCGGGTTCGCCATGGTCTCGTATCCCATACACACCGTCGTGGCCAGTCTGGGGGCACACGGCGCTCTCCTGACGGTGATTCGAGCGATGCGGTCGCCCGTGACGGTGGCGGGCGTCGACGCTGCGCCACCGGCGCCACCCGGCTGGGCGACGATCGCGATTCAGGCCCACGCTCTCGGATTTCTCGCCGGAGTACTGCTCGCGCTCGCCGTCTCCTCGCGGGCTCGCGGCCGCCCGAGACCTGGCCGTTTCTGGATCGCCGTCGTCCTGTTCGCGTTCGGGAAATCGATGTGGGCAATCTACTGGTACGGCGCCGAGGGGCGGTACGTGCTGTTTCGCGCACCTGGCGTCGCACTGGTTCTCGTACTGTCGATCGTCGTGACGCTCGCGGTGACCGACTCCGAGCGGCCACTGATCGGTGACACCACCGTCACTGGAACCGATCGGGATCGTGCGACCCCGGAGCGAACGGGTTACACGCACCGAGTCCGACGGATATTCGACGTCGGCAGGAGGGCCGTTCGTTCGACCGCTATCAGCGCCGGATTCGCCGGTCGTATCGACAGTCTCCCGAGACGAGAGACGGCAACTGTGGCGCTCGTCGTCGTTCTGGCACTCGTTTCCGGCCCGGCACTGGCGCTGAATGCCGTCTCCCCGGCCCCATCAGATACTCAACCGGCGCTGTCCGTCGACGGCTACGGCGTCACGTACGACGAATCGGTCGAACACGAACTCGTCTCCGTCGTCCCGGTCGACGCCTACGGGTCGACGGAGTCGGTGACGGTGAGCGGTGTGATCGTCTGGTCGACCGAGCGATCGCTCTGGACGAACGCCGTGAGTGCGAATCGTCTCGCCCACTCGGGGTCCGCTTCCGTCGAACTCGGCGCACCGGGCTGGCGTCGGACGGTCTCGGTCGAACGCACCGGCTGGGACGTCGTCGGAAACGAGTCCACCTATCAGGTCTGGCTCGACTCGCCGTCCGCGGATCGGTCGCTCGCGTTCGAATCTCCACCACGTCGCTCGTCGGTTGCGGTCGACGGGGTGTCGATGACGCTCGCGTCGGTAGACGGGACGTTTGTCCTTCACATGGCGGGCGAGAACGAGTCCTCAGAGACGGTTCCCGTTCCGGCGGCCGACGACCGATCGACGAACGGGGATATCACGCTCGTTCACGAAGATGACCGCCTGGTTGCCGTGTCTGACGGGACGCGAGCGGTCGTCGCTATACGTGAGTACGACGAGTGA
- a CDS encoding DNA-directed RNA polymerase subunit L, translated as MELRVTDRSEEELSIEIAGEDHTFMNVLKGSLLEHDDVSAATYDINPEQSGGQTDPILTIKTDGSIEPLDALEEAAADIRTKATTLRDAFEAAA; from the coding sequence ATGGAACTGCGGGTCACCGACCGAAGCGAGGAGGAACTCTCCATCGAGATCGCCGGGGAGGATCACACGTTCATGAACGTACTGAAGGGGAGCCTGCTCGAACACGACGACGTCAGCGCCGCCACCTACGACATCAACCCAGAGCAATCGGGCGGCCAGACGGATCCGATTCTCACCATAAAGACGGACGGATCGATCGAACCGCTAGACGCCCTCGAAGAGGCGGCCGCCGACATCCGGACGAAGGCCACGACGCTCCGTGACGCGTTCGAAGCCGCGGCCTGA
- the hisF gene encoding imidazole glycerol phosphate synthase subunit HisF, whose product MGLTKRIIPCIDVDLDEDGNAAVYTGVNFENLEYTGDPVEMAREYNEAGADEFVFLDITASADGRETMLDVVESVADEVFIPLTVGGGIRTVEDIGETLRAGADKVSITSGALEDPDLITDGARAFGSQCIVISIDARRRYDDEGTHYVEADGESCWFECTKRGGREGTGIDVVEWAEEAERRGAGELFVNSIDRDGTKDGYDLPLTSAVTDAVDTPVIASSGCGSPDDMYDVFVAADADAALAASIFHFDEYSIRETKRALAERDVPVRLTDSDGSTR is encoded by the coding sequence ATGGGACTCACCAAACGAATTATTCCCTGCATCGACGTCGATCTCGACGAGGACGGAAACGCGGCGGTGTACACTGGCGTCAACTTCGAGAACCTGGAGTACACGGGCGACCCGGTCGAGATGGCCCGCGAGTACAACGAAGCGGGCGCCGACGAGTTCGTCTTTCTCGACATCACCGCCTCCGCGGACGGCCGGGAGACGATGCTCGACGTCGTCGAATCCGTAGCCGACGAGGTGTTTATTCCACTCACCGTCGGCGGCGGCATACGCACGGTCGAGGATATCGGGGAGACGCTCCGGGCCGGTGCGGACAAGGTGTCGATCACCAGCGGGGCGCTCGAAGACCCCGATCTGATCACCGACGGCGCGCGGGCGTTCGGCAGCCAGTGCATCGTCATCAGCATCGACGCACGGCGTCGGTACGACGATGAGGGAACCCACTACGTCGAGGCGGACGGCGAGTCGTGCTGGTTCGAGTGTACCAAACGCGGCGGTCGCGAGGGGACTGGTATCGACGTCGTGGAGTGGGCCGAGGAGGCGGAACGGCGGGGTGCTGGAGAACTGTTCGTGAACTCTATCGACCGCGACGGGACGAAAGATGGCTACGATCTTCCGCTGACGTCGGCCGTCACGGACGCCGTCGACACGCCCGTCATCGCCTCGTCGGGCTGTGGCAGCCCCGACGACATGTACGACGTGTTCGTCGCGGCGGACGCAGACGCAGCGCTCGCCGCGTCGATCTTCCACTTCGACGAGTACTCGATTCGGGAGACGAAGCGAGCGCTGGCGGAACGTGACGTACCGGTCAGACTGACGGACTCGGACGGGTCCACACGATAG
- a CDS encoding twin-arginine translocation signal domain-containing protein, whose translation MTGDRTLRPTRRDFLAAASVGGAGTSLAGCLDRLPWRERTSNGRVPANSVDAVLSADGPSIEWPDPIEPSSASIADAHDRVDELLAQIPDPITVADVPNGVVRESIASNRRDAIDGRDASDVARYRHLRETSDARGAARHSRTTYDAIELDHESLVADLRTERTDVLGTVRTQLDAIDYRGPETVEGTLRAALVARQREADLRRAERTLGDWRAGLGDTVIDLGEAAGDVERASATASIWSHLIDRYEAGQSDVVPLESSFSDVIDRSLERIETVDFPEQVGDTWYGAVGVDDLDDRGLEFALWRAGGEVIDAADGVETASVEGRLGTALYRALEFEVRYRAFETFRDWVRSGSFAWPASVSEIEAERSAALLAAETARESVTGPTLGALRCAERLQSLEWTDAAVRRAADNDPETRVSLDDEYRDYALRRAELTALPDAVETFRDRLRTD comes from the coding sequence ATGACCGGCGATCGAACGCTCCGTCCGACCCGACGCGACTTCCTCGCCGCAGCTTCTGTCGGTGGGGCCGGGACGTCGCTGGCGGGCTGTCTCGACCGTCTTCCCTGGCGAGAGCGTACTTCGAACGGTCGCGTCCCGGCGAATTCGGTGGACGCCGTTCTGTCTGCCGATGGGCCATCGATCGAGTGGCCGGACCCCATCGAGCCGTCGTCGGCGTCGATAGCCGACGCCCACGACCGCGTCGACGAACTCCTCGCGCAGATTCCGGACCCGATCACCGTTGCGGACGTTCCGAACGGCGTCGTCCGCGAATCGATCGCCTCGAATCGACGCGACGCCATCGACGGTCGCGACGCGAGCGATGTCGCCAGGTACCGACACCTGCGCGAGACGTCCGACGCACGGGGTGCTGCCCGCCACTCGCGGACGACGTACGATGCGATCGAACTGGATCACGAGTCGCTCGTTGCGGACCTCCGAACGGAACGGACCGACGTGCTCGGGACGGTTCGAACGCAACTCGACGCGATCGACTATCGCGGTCCAGAGACGGTGGAGGGAACACTCCGTGCGGCGCTCGTCGCCCGTCAACGCGAAGCCGACCTCCGTCGAGCAGAGCGTACCCTCGGCGATTGGCGCGCCGGCCTCGGCGACACCGTCATCGATCTCGGGGAGGCTGCCGGCGACGTCGAACGTGCGTCGGCGACGGCATCGATCTGGTCGCACCTGATCGACCGGTACGAGGCCGGCCAGTCCGACGTCGTCCCCCTGGAATCGTCGTTTTCGGACGTGATCGACCGCTCGTTGGAGCGGATCGAGACGGTCGATTTCCCCGAGCAGGTGGGCGACACCTGGTACGGGGCCGTCGGTGTCGACGACCTCGACGATCGGGGTCTCGAATTCGCCCTCTGGCGAGCGGGCGGGGAGGTCATCGATGCGGCCGACGGCGTGGAAACGGCGTCGGTGGAGGGGCGGCTCGGAACCGCGCTCTACCGTGCACTCGAGTTCGAGGTGCGGTACCGTGCGTTCGAGACGTTTCGAGACTGGGTCCGAAGTGGATCGTTCGCGTGGCCGGCGTCCGTATCGGAGATCGAGGCCGAACGGTCGGCCGCACTCCTGGCCGCCGAGACGGCTCGGGAATCGGTCACTGGCCCGACGCTCGGGGCGCTCCGCTGTGCCGAGAGGCTACAATCGCTCGAGTGGACCGACGCGGCCGTCCGGCGGGCCGCAGACAACGATCCGGAGACGCGCGTCTCGCTCGACGACGAATACCGCGACTACGCACTCAGGCGCGCGGAGCTGACGGCCCTGCCGGACGCCGTCGAGACGTTCCGGGATCGGCTTCGTACCGACTGA
- a CDS encoding DUF7550 family protein has translation MADETEREDADDAKRENSDDAGSTSDDAQHTPRETAPMSDFEAKNAAIGAAILVVGLGVSIGVPLFVL, from the coding sequence ATGGCCGACGAAACGGAACGAGAGGATGCGGACGACGCGAAACGAGAGAATTCGGACGACGCTGGATCGACATCCGATGACGCACAACACACGCCACGAGAGACGGCACCGATGAGCGACTTCGAGGCGAAAAACGCAGCGATCGGCGCGGCGATACTCGTCGTCGGACTCGGTGTGAGTATCGGCGTTCCCCTGTTCGTCCTGTAA
- a CDS encoding DUF7120 family protein, whose product MPKVELTIPEHLEMQIAQMVERGEFVNREEAVEDLLSTGIKAYKTSGPQDEEEPGFEDDGMMGHDDEYVF is encoded by the coding sequence ATGCCGAAAGTTGAGCTCACGATCCCGGAACACCTAGAGATGCAGATCGCCCAGATGGTCGAACGCGGCGAGTTCGTCAATCGGGAAGAGGCGGTCGAAGACTTGCTCTCGACTGGGATAAAGGCCTACAAAACGAGCGGTCCGCAGGACGAGGAGGAACCGGGATTCGAAGACGACGGAATGATGGGACACGACGACGAATACGTCTTCTGA
- a CDS encoding sulfite oxidase-like oxidoreductase, with protein MKDVTDLHREFDGERLPPGQRETTAFPVLSKGETPAVNRDEWELSLTGAVASPRTLTWEEFRALPSETQRQDFHCVTGWSRFDCTFTGVTFPTLASLVGVDDDAVHVLFSASDGYTTDLPLEDCLREEVMLAWELDGETLPADHGGPVRVVTPHRYAYKGAKWVDGIEFLTEPALGFWERRGYSETANPWNEERYS; from the coding sequence ATGAAAGACGTCACCGATCTCCACCGGGAGTTCGACGGTGAACGGCTTCCACCCGGCCAGCGGGAGACGACGGCCTTCCCCGTCCTCAGCAAAGGGGAGACGCCGGCAGTGAATCGCGACGAGTGGGAACTCTCTCTCACCGGAGCGGTAGCGTCGCCGCGGACACTCACCTGGGAGGAGTTTCGAGCACTTCCATCGGAGACCCAACGCCAGGACTTTCACTGCGTGACCGGCTGGAGTCGATTCGACTGCACGTTCACGGGTGTCACGTTTCCGACCCTCGCCTCGCTCGTCGGGGTCGACGACGACGCGGTCCACGTCCTGTTCTCGGCCAGCGACGGGTACACCACCGACCTCCCGCTCGAAGACTGTCTGCGCGAGGAAGTCATGCTCGCGTGGGAGCTAGACGGTGAAACGCTGCCCGCCGACCACGGTGGGCCAGTGCGCGTCGTCACCCCACACCGGTACGCGTACAAGGGGGCGAAGTGGGTCGACGGAATCGAGTTTCTCACCGAGCCGGCGCTCGGTTTCTGGGAACGACGGGGGTACTCCGAGACGGCGAATCCCTGGAACGAGGAGCGATATAGTTAG
- a CDS encoding isochorismate synthase, protein MVSAPGGHTASSTTERPALTSRSRRLGDGSIAGILDTVDDHGHCWSAPDGLELVGRGVATELTVTRPDRIERVRDRAAELFAGIDHDGPPASRPRAVGGFTFHGAREGGSPPNRTDETSRDRVDETAPGARRAMWRGFPPARFVVPTVQVTVDDGERWVTVVDREDEVADRLGDVVSALESAPRDRTDGPTPTIENRARSTTTDEWHRQVDEAVHAIATTDLEKIVLAQALTVDLDQPVDPISTLGRLGGRYPECYRFSFDGTAGGTFFGAPPERLIAKRGDRFETEALAGSVPRGETPDEDSAHAERLRHSDKLDAEHAFVVDAIRSNLDPIAESLTVDTQQIKRLATIQHLQTPMFGRLDGGTHVLDVVAALHPTPAVGGVPQSRACESIRSIEPIDRGWYAAPIGWFDAHGDGEFAVGIRSGVANGTALSVFAGNGIVAGSDAAEEADEIELKLRSIIDEFGRETA, encoded by the coding sequence ATGGTATCCGCCCCGGGTGGGCACACCGCGTCGTCGACGACCGAACGACCCGCACTCACGAGTCGAAGCCGCCGACTCGGGGACGGCTCGATAGCGGGCATCCTCGACACCGTCGACGACCACGGGCACTGCTGGTCGGCGCCCGACGGCCTCGAACTCGTCGGTCGAGGCGTCGCTACCGAGCTCACCGTCACGCGACCGGATCGGATCGAACGCGTCCGCGACCGGGCCGCGGAACTCTTCGCCGGTATCGATCACGACGGACCGCCGGCGAGTCGACCTCGCGCCGTCGGCGGGTTCACCTTCCACGGCGCGCGCGAAGGGGGTTCTCCACCGAATCGGACCGACGAGACGTCGCGAGATCGAGTAGACGAGACCGCACCCGGTGCCCGGCGGGCGATGTGGCGTGGGTTCCCCCCGGCCAGGTTCGTCGTCCCGACCGTGCAAGTGACGGTCGACGATGGCGAGCGGTGGGTGACCGTCGTCGACCGGGAGGACGAGGTGGCCGACCGCCTCGGGGACGTCGTGTCCGCGCTCGAATCGGCGCCCCGTGACCGGACCGACGGTCCGACACCGACGATAGAGAACAGAGCACGATCGACGACCACCGACGAGTGGCACCGACAGGTCGACGAAGCCGTCCACGCGATAGCGACGACCGACCTGGAAAAGATCGTCCTCGCCCAGGCACTGACCGTGGATCTCGACCAGCCCGTCGATCCGATATCGACGCTCGGACGGCTGGGAGGACGCTACCCCGAGTGCTATCGATTCTCGTTCGACGGGACCGCCGGTGGAACCTTCTTCGGCGCACCCCCCGAACGGCTGATCGCGAAGCGGGGCGATCGATTCGAGACCGAAGCGCTCGCCGGTTCGGTTCCCCGGGGCGAAACGCCGGACGAGGACTCCGCCCACGCCGAACGGCTCCGCCACAGCGACAAACTCGACGCCGAACACGCGTTCGTCGTCGATGCAATTCGCTCTAACCTCGACCCAATCGCCGAGTCGCTCACCGTCGATACCCAGCAGATCAAGCGACTCGCGACGATACAGCACCTCCAAACGCCGATGTTCGGGCGACTCGACGGCGGCACGCACGTCCTCGACGTCGTCGCTGCGCTCCACCCGACGCCGGCCGTCGGCGGCGTCCCGCAATCACGGGCATGTGAGAGTATCCGGTCGATCGAACCGATCGACCGCGGGTGGTACGCTGCCCCGATCGGCTGGTTCGACGCACACGGAGACGGTGAGTTCGCCGTCGGAATCAGATCCGGCGTGGCGAACGGGACGGCCCTCTCGGTGTTCGCCGGGAACGGGATCGTCGCCGGCAGCGACGCGGCCGAGGAGGCCGACGAGATCGAACTCAAGCTCCGCTCGATCATAGACGAGTTCGGGCGAGAAACCGCATGA